One Puniceicoccales bacterium DNA window includes the following coding sequences:
- the upp gene encoding uracil phosphoribosyltransferase — protein MALHIVTNPIIQNALTILRQENSPLLQFRQACHQITFGLILEASNRFSTKEINIKTPLAICQAQQIENPIAFIPILRAGLAMLNCAITLSPTAKIGYLGLQRNEKSGQISSYYENLPNINGTNVLILDPMVATGRSACKAMEIILQNSPKTISLCSIIVSQMGLKFISEKFDNVHIYSAAIDDNINAQKYIIPGLGDFGDRFNATTI, from the coding sequence ATGGCCTTGCATATTGTAACTAACCCGATAATACAGAACGCCTTAACCATATTAAGGCAGGAAAATAGTCCATTGCTTCAATTTCGTCAAGCTTGCCACCAAATCACTTTTGGACTAATCCTAGAAGCCTCCAACCGGTTTTCTACCAAAGAGATAAACATCAAAACACCATTGGCAATCTGCCAGGCACAGCAAATAGAAAATCCCATAGCCTTCATTCCCATTCTCCGGGCAGGATTAGCCATGCTAAATTGCGCCATAACCCTCTCTCCGACAGCAAAAATCGGCTATCTCGGTCTTCAACGCAACGAAAAAAGTGGACAAATATCATCCTACTATGAAAACTTACCTAACATCAATGGCACCAACGTATTAATACTCGATCCTATGGTGGCCACCGGCCGTTCGGCCTGCAAAGCCATGGAAATCATTCTGCAAAATTCTCCAAAAACCATCTCGCTGTGTTCTATCATTGTCTCCCAAATGGGCTTAAAATTCATCTCAGAAAAATTCGACAATGTGCATATTTATAGCGCAGCTATCGACGATAACATCAACGCCCAGAAGTACATAATTCCCGGCCTCGGAGATTTCGGCGACAGATTTAATGCAACAACCATTTAA
- the atpA gene encoding F0F1 ATP synthase subunit alpha encodes MSETILNQIREEINSITLSCQKKNVGKIIELADGVALVEGLSEAKSNEMISFGNDMYGIALNLEDDQVGVVLLGDTIDLKEGDSAETTGQLLSVPVGMSLLGRVIDPLGNPLDGKNPIDHGIMYPVEKHAPGIMARKSVSQPIQTGLLAIDAMIPIGRGQRELIIGDRSTGKSTIALDTIINQAKINRNGIASKAKDFRPIYSIYVAIGQKNSTVARTIQLLTEADAMEYTIIINSPAADNPANQYIAPYAGCAIGEWFMEHGMDALIVYDDLSKHATAYRQISLILKRPSGREAYPGDVFYLHSRLLERAARLNETHGNGSLTALPIIETQAGDVSAYIPTNVISITDGQIFLDTDLFNRGIRPAISVGISVSRVGSAAQLKAFKQVAGKLKLQLGQYYELAAFAQFGSDLDQATQQQLDRGSRIVELFKQPASKPKDISEQILILWAINHGIFDDIPLQNVLEASMQMVSYCQTTSANVLNSIISKEEVTDELNHQLDIAVSGWKQTFLSNTSP; translated from the coding sequence ATGTCCGAAACCATTCTTAATCAAATACGTGAGGAAATCAATTCCATTACTCTTTCCTGCCAAAAGAAAAACGTCGGAAAAATCATAGAACTTGCCGATGGCGTGGCCCTGGTGGAAGGCCTCTCCGAAGCTAAGTCAAATGAGATGATATCGTTCGGTAACGACATGTATGGCATAGCTTTAAATCTCGAAGATGATCAGGTTGGAGTGGTCCTACTCGGGGACACAATCGACCTAAAGGAAGGAGATTCAGCAGAAACCACCGGCCAGCTTCTCTCGGTACCGGTGGGTATGTCACTGCTAGGCAGAGTCATCGATCCGTTAGGCAATCCACTGGATGGCAAAAACCCCATAGATCATGGAATCATGTATCCGGTGGAAAAACATGCTCCGGGCATCATGGCTCGAAAATCCGTCTCTCAGCCCATTCAAACCGGCCTGCTTGCCATCGATGCGATGATTCCCATCGGCCGCGGCCAAAGGGAATTGATAATCGGCGACCGCTCCACAGGTAAAAGTACCATCGCCCTAGACACAATCATCAATCAAGCCAAAATAAACCGCAACGGAATTGCCAGCAAAGCCAAAGACTTTCGGCCAATATATTCAATTTACGTGGCCATCGGACAGAAAAATTCCACCGTGGCCAGAACCATCCAGCTCCTAACCGAAGCCGATGCCATGGAATACACCATAATAATCAACTCTCCGGCCGCCGACAACCCGGCCAATCAATACATAGCCCCCTACGCCGGGTGTGCTATCGGAGAATGGTTTATGGAACATGGTATGGATGCGTTAATAGTCTATGATGACCTTTCCAAGCACGCCACCGCCTATCGACAAATTTCCCTGATATTGAAGCGACCTTCGGGCCGCGAAGCCTATCCAGGCGATGTGTTTTACCTACATTCCAGGCTATTGGAAAGGGCAGCCAGGTTAAATGAAACCCACGGCAATGGCTCTTTAACCGCTTTACCCATAATAGAAACCCAAGCTGGCGACGTCTCAGCCTACATACCAACCAACGTCATATCCATAACCGACGGCCAAATCTTCCTAGACACAGATCTTTTCAACCGAGGCATTCGACCAGCCATTTCGGTGGGAATTTCTGTGTCCAGGGTCGGCTCCGCCGCCCAACTGAAAGCATTCAAACAGGTGGCAGGTAAATTAAAGCTCCAACTCGGCCAATACTATGAACTGGCAGCCTTTGCTCAATTCGGCTCAGACTTGGACCAAGCAACTCAACAACAATTAGATCGAGGCTCAAGGATAGTGGAATTATTCAAACAACCAGCATCAAAACCGAAGGATATCAGCGAACAAATATTGATTCTCTGGGCCATAAATCATGGCATTTTTGATGACATTCCGCTGCAAAATGTGCTCGAAGCTTCCATGCAAATGGTAAGTTACTGCCAAACCACCTCGGCCAATGTGCTAAATTCTATTATTTCCAAAGAAGAAGTAACCGACGAACTAAACCATCAGCTGGACATAGCAGTTTCTGGCTGGAAACAAACTTTTCTCTCAAATACATCGCCCTAA